In the genome of Pristis pectinata isolate sPriPec2 chromosome 10, sPriPec2.1.pri, whole genome shotgun sequence, one region contains:
- the LOC127574757 gene encoding ankyrin repeat domain-containing protein 66: MSELHEAAAAGDTELVEQILHRGSCDPSMKDPDWGERTPLHWAAAKGKADMVKLLIANGSRPCLRTATGWTPAHFAAESGKLSVLRMLHSLHAPIDKADLYGDTPRRIAEIYGQGDCVKFLEIAERESSNYRRVAEMKGILLDETDEEWESQKESEMAGRREAANNKSNITCKLQQSQKKYPHTTLVNKEPKKGKSPKISKICKKEVK; this comes from the exons ATGTCGGAGCTGCacgaggcggcggcggcgggcgaCACCGAGCTGGTGGAGCAGATCCTGCACAGAGGGTCGTGCGACCCAAGCATGAAGGATCCCGACTGGGGTGAGCGCACCCCGCTGCACTGGGCGGCGGCCAAAG GAAAAGCAGACATGGTTAAACTCCTCATAGCAAATGGGTCACGTCCTTGCTTGAGAACTGCCACTGGATGGACTCCAGCACATTTTGCTGCAGAATCTGGAAAACTTTCTGTCCTTCGAatgctccattctctgcatgcaCCTATTGACAAAGCAGACCTGTATGGGGACACTCCCAGAAGAATTGCAGAGATATATGGTCAGGGAGACTGTGTTAAGTTTCTTGAAAT AGCGGAGCGAGAGAGTTCCAATTACAGAAGGGTTGCTGAGATGAAAGGCATTTTATTAGATGAGACAGATGAAGAGTGGGAAAGCCAGAAGGAAAGTGAAATGGCTGGAAGAAGAGAAGCTGCCAATAATAAGAGTAACATTACATGTAAACTTCAGCAAAGCCAAAAAAAATATCCTCACACAACACTAGTCAATAAAGAGCCTAAGAAAGGAAAATCACCAAAAATAAGTAAAATTTGCAAAAAAGAGGTGAAGTAA